The region AAATATGCAATAGTATATTTAGACTTAGATCCAGATTATGCTAAATTGAATAACTTACCAGTAAAGTTACCATTATTAGCAGAAGATTTTCAAAAAGCGAGGGCAACAAATAAAATACCTTTAGAATATATTTTAAGAGGTTTAGAAGCAGAGGTAGAAGTAAACAAAAATAATAAATATTATTTATCATACCTTGTTTATTACTATTATGAGGCTTTTAAGAAGTGTTTATATGAAGAAAATTATGAAATGGCTGAAACATATTTAAATAAAGCAAAAGAAATTTATCTAGATTACAGGTATTATTTTTATACAGGTTTATATTTTAAAAAACTTGGAAATTATGAGATGGCAGAATTGAATTTGAAGCAATGCTTAAAAGAAAAACCTAATTTTGCATATGGATATTTTGAATTAGGTAATTTGATGTTTGAAAGAAAAATATATGACGAGGCTATTGACAATTATTCTAAAGCTGTTGAAATTGAAAAAGATTTTACTTTAGGTTATCTAAAGATAGCAGATGTTCTTATTGAAAATGCAAGATATGAAGAGGCAATAAATTATCTTCAAAAATGTATAGAAATAGATAAGAATTTTATTTCTGCTTATGAAAGACTTGGAGTGATTTTTAATGTTTTGCAAAGATACAATGACGCAAATTATATCCACCAAAAGGCATTAGAAATAGACGAAAACAACTTTCAGATATATTACAATAATGCCCATTCGTTGGCAAGACTTGCAAGACATCACGAAGCAATTGAGTCTTTAGAAAAAGCGTTAAAACTACAAGAAACAGATTACGTACTTCATGAACTATGTTTAGAATATAAAAACATGGGAAGATACCTAGATGCGATAGAGGTTGAAGAAAGGGCTTTGGAAATTGCACAAGAAGAAAATATCAACCTCATAAGAATTACACTATTAAAACTTGCTTTAATTGTAGAAGATGAAGAGAGATTTAAAAAATATTTCAATTCTTTACACGGAACTGAATTCTACCAAGCTGCTTTACATTTAAAAATACTATTTGATTTGTCGCAAGGCAAAATAAATGAGGTCAAAGAAACATTATTGCAAAATGAAGAAATTGTAGGATTCGGATTATTGTTTGAAAGATTAGATAATTTAGACTATTATCTTGACAAGTTAGAGACTAACCTTGATAATGAGATAGCAGACTCAATAATGGAGAGCATCAATGAATTTGGAATGATAGATCCATTTTTACTCTCAGACAATCTAGAAGCCAGAGGAATAAAGTCAGAATATCTTAATTGGTTGAAAGATTTATCCGATAACCCCAAACCATCTCCAGAAGGTTTAGAAATAGTAATTAACGGATTACTATTATCAGGATTTAATTATGGACTTTCAGAAAGAGTTGCGGTCGCTTTATCCAGATATCTCTGGAAGGATGGCAATGGTTTAGCTTTTGGTAGATTATTATTAAGATTTTATCAAGATAGGGTGTTTGGAGATAAAGCTTCATTAGAGGTATTTATAGAGGAAAACATAGAAGAGATAAAGGATATGTCTTTTTATTTTGCGAGGATATTTGCCCAATATGACGATTATTTGATGGATTTTGATTCTCTTTTAGAATTTGAGATCAAAGATTTTATAGATGCTTTAAAGGTGTTTATATCTGCTGTAAGAATAGAAATTAGCAAAGAAGAAGTCTCAATAGAAAAATTTAAAGATGAAAAAGTCAGAAAATTGATGATTTTTATCGATGCTCTTAACAGACTGTGAGGTGCTCAATGTGCTAAAAAATTTAGGAAAATCATTCTTTGTTTCTATTTTCTTTTTGTTACCTTCAATAATATTAGGCTCGTCTATTTTGCTTTTATCACCTGCTGATAATGCTATTGATGTTGATATTAGGATTTCGTTTCGGTGGCAACCGTCAGAAGAAATTAAGGATAAAGAATTGAGTTACAGTATATTTGTTTCTGAAGATACGCTTATTGATGAAAAAGATCTTATGTTAGCAAATATATTTTCAAACTTTTATACAGGTGATGTTCTTAAACCCGAAACTACATATTATTGGAAAATTGAGGCAACTGATAAAGAAGGTAATACATATGAGAGTGATGTGGCAAAATTCACTACTAGAAAATTGCGAGCAGGCGATGCATACGTCATATTTTTTGAAGAATACTTAAAAATTGTACCCCTAGACGATAATTTTGTAGGTGTAAAAAAGAATGAAGTAATATTAATGAATAAATCAAAGGAATTAATAAAAAGTTTAAAGATTAATGCCGAAATAAAAGACGTTCTTTCAACAGGCAATTTATTACTAATTATTACTGAGAAAGGTACATCTATTTACGATAATAAATTAAACACCATTGTTTACCAAATAAATGATCAAGTAATTGGAATCGCAGCACAAAATGTTTTATATAATAACGATAAAATATATGTATTTAAAGACTTTTCTACTGCTCCGATAGAAAAAGAGATAAAAAACATCAAAAAAGCTTTTGTAATTGATGGATTTCTATATGTTTTAACCCAAGAAGCGCTACTTAAAATTAACTCAAATTTTGAAGTAACAAATACATATTCATTTGTAGAGTCAACTTATGATTTTGATTATATATTTTCTAATGAAGAAATTAGAATTGTTGTTTTAACAAATAAAGGAATAATCTTATTAAATGATGACTTGACAGAGATTTCAGAAACCCGATTTCAAATAGAGACAAAAAATTATGAAAGAAAAATTTTTTCTTATTACGATAAGCTTGCCTTACTATCTGGCAACAACAATTTAAATTTTTATGATTATGATTTAAACCTAATTAAAACGTTAAACTATACAGAAAGTTTTAATTACTTTTTATCTGCAAATGAAAAAGAGTTTATATTAGTCGGAGATAGTATTAAAGCATACTCTTTTGATGATAACAAATTGAAATGGAGCTATTCTACCATTAACAAATTTAACATTATTACAGAACCATTAATGTATAAAGATGGGTTAATAATTGGATTGAAAGACTTTCTAACTAGATTCTTAGTCTTTTATGATGATTTTGATGAAACATATTATTTTAATCGATACGCCAATGAAGTATTACAAATAAAAGAAGAAATTCTAGAAAAAGTAGAAGAAGAGGTATCTGAAAAATTAAAGTTCGAAGAAACAATTGAATCAACTTCGCTTACAGCAGAAACTGAAATCCCTAAAGTTTTGGAAGAAATTACACAGCCATCGACACCTGTTCTGGAAAGCGAAGATGTTGAAGAATTAATTAAAGATGAGACAATAGAACCAGCACCTACTCCATCTGCTACTGAGGCAGAAACTGAAATAGAGATACAAAAACCATCTCAAATCGAAGACATAATTTCACCAGAGACACCTCAAGCTATTACCCAGGAACCTACTCCAATTGTAGTTCCTGAACCGCCACAAAGTATTGAAAAGCCTGCTGAAGTTTCACCTAAGGCAACAGATATAAGCTTAAAAGAACTTATTCAAAGCTTGATTGTTCCAAAAAAGGTAAAAGAAGAACCTACCGAGAAGAAAATAGAAGAAACTGAAATTACAAAGTTATTTGATAAACCTTACAATGAATATATCTACGGCAGTATTTTTGAAGACGATAACTTTTATCTATATGGTTATGAGGGCAAAGATGAATGGGATGCAAAAGTCTGGAAATTAGATAAATATGGAGAAATAGTTTGGGAAACAACGTTACCCGGAGATAAAACAGATTTCTTTAGAGACGCTATAGTTATAACGGAAGATGCAACAACCATGGCTAAATCAATAGTATGCGTCGGAGATACATTAAGTTATGGACTAAATGGTAATGTTTTTATTGCATCTATAAGTGATGAAGGAACAGTGAATTATCAGTTTGATTATGGGGATATCGGTAGAGATAGTGGAATAAAAGTACTTAAAATAGATGATGAAAGTTATGCAGTGGCTGGAAATTTATTTATCAACAAAAGATTAACCGATGTATTTGTAACAAAATATCTTAACGACGGTACAAGAATTTGGACCAAAAATTTTGGAGGGAATGATTCGGAAATTACCGTTGATATAAAAAATACTCAAGACCAGGGATTTATGGTATTTGGGGCAACAAGGTCTTTTGGAGCAGGTGGTTTTGATGTCTATGTACTAAAAATTGATTTTTATGGAAATATGAAATGGTCAAATGTATTTGGAGATAGCAACGATAATGTTGCAATAGGTGTTGTACAAGAAGGTAGACAATATTATGTGTTGTATGAAACAACTTCCAACCCGCTTATATTCGGATTTTTAGAAGTAGATGAATTAAATGGTTTTGGAGACTCGTTTGAGTACACGGTTGAAGAGATGGAAAAATTATTGGGATTCACTAAAATAGAAGATAAATATATAGCATATGGTTATCGTGTTCAAGACAACAAAAAAGTCGGAATTATCTATGAGATAAGCAAAAAGAATAGAATATTTAAAGAAATTAAAAAATATGAGTTTGAAAGCGATTTTGAAATCAGGAGTGTCGTTAAACCGGAAAACTCTGATTATTTATATGTTTTTGGTAACACAATTAATGGTGACAAACAAAACATTGTTATGATAAAAGAAAAAATAGACAATTAAGAGATCTTGTAGCTTGATAATCTTCAATTATCAAGCTACAAATGAAGATTTGGGAGGTTACATACTTTCAAAATGTGTATCTCAGGGGATAGTCAATTACCCACCGCCCCTAGAGGCGGGGGCTTGTAGAAATACAAGCTCGGTTGATTAGCCTATGTCATTAGTTTTTGCTAATGATTAGTTATAGCAGAATATATAGTCACCGTGGGATGCTCCACAAGTCCCATGCTCTGAGGGTAATGGTTAAACATCTCTGAGGGGTAGGAGAAGTGCTGTTACCATTAAACCTGCTATAACATTGGCGATGTGGACCTACAGGCTTCGGCCTGACTTACCTTGATGGAGGTAAATTGTATGGAATGAAGCCTGTTCAAAAACCATTAAAGGACGCAACATTTATGTCTACTATAAGATGGAAATTGGTCAATGCGCTGATGTGTGACTACACTTACGGTTATATTACAAAATCCAAAAGAGTAAGTCTTGGTTTGGAAAAGACACATTATAACGATGCATTTTGCATAGCAGGTGGAATTAATCAACAGAGAATAGAACCTATCTATTTTGAGCAAATTAGGAGAAACAATCGTTCACTCGAAAAGTTCTATGATGCAAAATATGTTGATATAAGAGATAAGTCTATTAAAACAGGACAAGAGCTTTTCTGTGGTAGAAGGACACGGAACAAAAACTTAAATGAAGAAAATCTTCATAAGTATCGTGGAGCTAAAAAATCAAAAGGCAGAAGAAATATTCGTAAGCAAAGATACGCTTATCAGCCTAAAGATATTGTTACCTTTGAGAGCAAAAAATATTCAGTTCAAGGTGTACAGAACAAAGGTGAATATATTAAGCTAATGGAAATGTCTAAGCCAGTTAAAACAGATTTAGTTAAGCCCTATATGTTTGAAAGGATTTAGTATGTTTTATAACTGCAATTCATCACCCACTTACAGAAGTGGGAGTCTTCTTGCAGGAAAATAATAAATAGGAAGGACGCCCTAATTAGGGCGTCCTCAAAATTTTATTAGATTTTTATATAAGGCATTTAAATAGGGTCTAGGGCGAAGCCCCCTACACTTTATTAAAAGTATCAAATATGAATAATTCTTAAAGTAAGGAGAAATATTAATGAATACATGTTCTGTTTTTGGAAAATGTGGAGGCTGCAACAAATTAAATATTGATTACGAAAAACAATTAGAAAGTAAAGAACGCAACATTTTTAAGATGTTGAAAGAATATCAAATAAATCCTGACAACTACCATGGAATAATTCCCTCACCAAATGTATATGGTTACAGAAATAAGATGGAATATTCTTTTGGTAATGAATATAAAGATGGTCCGCTTGTATTAGGTCTAAGAGGTAAAAAGAAAAAGTACGATGTATTCTATACAAGAGATTGTAAACTAGTAAATGAAGACTTCAATATAATTGTTTCTGAAACATGTGAATTTTTTAGAAGAAAAAATATTCCTTTTCGAAATTATAAAAATCATACCGGTTATTTAAGAAATTTGAGTATAAGAAGAGGGTATTATACAGACGAAATACTTGTAAATTTGGTAACTTCTTTTGAAGAATCTTATGATGAAGAAGTTCATGAGTGGCAAGAACTTATGTTGAATTTACAGTTAGACGGAACAATTGTTTCCATAATTCAAAGTAAAACAGAATCAAAAGCTAATGTAGTAAAAGCCG is a window of Defluviitoga tunisiensis DNA encoding:
- a CDS encoding tetratricopeptide repeat protein translates to MNNIKYAIVYLDLDPDYAKLNNLPVKLPLLAEDFQKARATNKIPLEYILRGLEAEVEVNKNNKYYLSYLVYYYYEAFKKCLYEENYEMAETYLNKAKEIYLDYRYYFYTGLYFKKLGNYEMAELNLKQCLKEKPNFAYGYFELGNLMFERKIYDEAIDNYSKAVEIEKDFTLGYLKIADVLIENARYEEAINYLQKCIEIDKNFISAYERLGVIFNVLQRYNDANYIHQKALEIDENNFQIYYNNAHSLARLARHHEAIESLEKALKLQETDYVLHELCLEYKNMGRYLDAIEVEERALEIAQEENINLIRITLLKLALIVEDEERFKKYFNSLHGTEFYQAALHLKILFDLSQGKINEVKETLLQNEEIVGFGLLFERLDNLDYYLDKLETNLDNEIADSIMESINEFGMIDPFLLSDNLEARGIKSEYLNWLKDLSDNPKPSPEGLEIVINGLLLSGFNYGLSERVAVALSRYLWKDGNGLAFGRLLLRFYQDRVFGDKASLEVFIEENIEEIKDMSFYFARIFAQYDDYLMDFDSLLEFEIKDFIDALKVFISAVRIEISKEEVSIEKFKDEKVRKLMIFIDALNRL